Proteins co-encoded in one Arachis hypogaea cultivar Tifrunner chromosome 11, arahy.Tifrunner.gnm2.J5K5, whole genome shotgun sequence genomic window:
- the LOC112722096 gene encoding NAD-dependent malic enzyme 2, mitochondrial-like, producing the protein MQGLVTTNRNNLDPAAAPFAKNPRDLEGLIEGASIIEVVKKVRPHVLLGLSGVGGIFNEVLKAMKESVSTKPAIFSMSSPTMNAECTAIDAFKHAGGDIVFGSGSPFENVDLGNGKVGHVNQANNMYLFLGIGLGSLLSGARLITDGMLQAAECLASYMLEEDITKGILYPSIDSIRSVTAEVGAVVEENLAEGEENFAEGHGEDNRALPSAEREDGDSRLEEDTRLQHEGIFGKRNVLGGGGEGEGSNAMEAASAVVPAGGGGGGYGGGGYV; encoded by the exons ATGCAGGGTCTTGTCACAACTAATAGGAATAATCTAGATCCAGCTGCAGCTCCATTTGCTAAAAACCCAAGAGACCTAGAAGGGCTCATTGAGGGTGCTAGTATAATTGAAGTG GTGAAGAAGGTTAGACCACATGTTCTCCTTGGTTTGTCTGGGGTTGGTGGCATTTTCAATGAG GTGCTTAAGGCAATGAAAGAATCTGTTTCAACAAAACCTGCCATCTTTTCCATGTCTAGCCCAACCATGAATG CTGAGTGCACTGCTATTGATGCTTTTAAGCATGCTGGAGGAGATATCGTATTTGGAAGTGGAAGCCCTTTCGAAAATGTAGATCTTG GTAATGGAAAAGTGGGTCATGTAAATCAGGCCAACAACATGTATTTATTCCTAGG AATCGGTCTAGGATCACTTTTGTCAGGTGCTCGGCTAATAACAGATGGAATGTTGCAGGCTGCTGAATG CCTTGCTTCATACATGTTAGAGGAAGATATCACAAAAGGAATCTTGTATCCATCCATTGATAG CATTCGAAGTGTAACAGCAGAGGTTGGCGCTGTTGTTGAAGAGAACTTGGCAGAAGGGGAAGAGAACTTCGCAGAAGGGCATGGTGAAGATAACCGAGCGTTGCCGTCTGCTGAACGTGAGGATGGTGATAGCCGACTTGAGGAAGATACCCGCTTGCAGCATGAAGGCATTTTTGGTAAACGAAATGTCCTC GGTGGAGGTGGTGAGGGAGAGGGAAGTAACGCAATGGAGGCTGCTTCTGCTGTGGTTCCTGCTGGCGGCGGTGGAGGTGGCTATGGCGGCGGTGGCTATGTCTAA
- the LOC140176464 gene encoding NAD-dependent malic enzyme 2, mitochondrial-like — MQGLVTTDRNNLDPAAAPFAKNPRDLEGLTECASIIEVVKKVRPHVLLGLSGVGGIFNEEVLKAMKESVSTKPAIFAMSSPTMNAECIAIDAFKHAGGDIVFRSGSPFENVDLGNGKVGHVNQANNMYLFLGCSANNRWNVAGCC; from the exons ATGCAGGGTCTTGTCACAACTGATAGGAATAATCTAGATCCAGCTGCAGCTCCATTTGCTAAAAACCCAAGAGACCTAGAAGGGCTCACTGAGTGTGCTAGTATAATTGAAGTG GTGAAGAAGGTTAGACCACATGTTCTCCTTGGTTTGTCTGGGGTTGGTGGCATTTTCAATGAGG AGGTGCTTAAGGCAATGAAAGAATCTGTTTCAACAAAACCTGCCATCTTTGCCATGTCTAGCCCTACCATGAATG CTGAGTGCATTGCTATTGATGCTTTTAAGCATGCCGGAGGAGATATCGTATTTAGAAGTGGAAGCCCTTTCGAAAATGTAGATCTTG GTAATGGAAAAGTGGGTCATGTAAATCAGGCCAACAACATGTATCTGTTCCTAGG GTGCTCGGCTAATAACAGATGGAATGTTGCAGGCTGCTGCTGA